GCACCATTGCGCTGATCGACGCGGGCAAGCTGCGCTTCGCCTCGGCATCGTCGATGACGCTGTCGGCACCCGTGTATCGTCGCGTGCTCGATGATATCGAGCGCTACAAATCGCGTCTGATCCTGCGCCCGCAAGAGATCAGCAATCACCCCGAAGTGCTGCGCCGCCTGGGCCTGATCACGATCAATACCGCGCTCGAGTGCGACATCTATGGCAACGTGAACTCGACGCACGTTGGCGGCACGCACATGATGAACGGTATCGGCGGCTCGGGCGATTTCGCGCGCAATGCGTACCTGTCGGTGTTCGTCACCAAATCGGTGGCCAAGGACGGCAAGATCTCCAGCATCGTGCCGATGGTCTCGCACGTCGACAACAGCGAGCACGACGTCGATATCCTCGTCACGGAACACGGGCTGGCCGACCTGCGCGGACTGGCACCGCGCGAGCGAGCGCTGCAGGTCATCAACAACTGCGCCGACCCCGCCTACCGCGACGGGCTGCTCGACTACTTCCGCCGCGCCTGCCTCCGTGGAGGCCAGACGCCTCATCTGCTCGAGGAAGCGTTCGCCTGGCATATCAACTACCGCGAACAAGGCACGATGCAGCCGCAGGGCCACGTTGGCAAGGCCGCCATCGAAGCGCTGGCAGCCTAAGCCAAGTAAGCTGGGGCCCTTCCTTCAGTCTTCCATCAACACCCGGAGCATCCGCTCCGGGTCGACCAGAAAGTCACGCGTGATCTGGTAGTGCTCCGTGTCCTGATAGGCGATCGGCTCGATGCCGCGCGCCGAGCACTGGTAGATGCATGCGTCGGGATAAGCCATCAGGATGGGCGAGTGCGTGGCGATCACAAACTGCGATCCCTCCCGCACCAAGTCGTGCAGCCGCGAAATCACCGCCAACTGCCTTGCCGGCGATAGCGCAGCCTCGGGCTCGTCGAGGATATAGAGCCCCTTCCCCTGGAAACGCTCGGTCAGCAGCGTCAGGAAAGCCTCCCCATGTGACTGCTCGTGCAATGAGTGGCCACCATACGAGTTGATCACCGGCGCGCCTAGCCCGGGTTCCGCATCAAGCCGTTCAATCTCCGTCGCAACGTTGTAGAAGCTCTCCGCGCGCAGGAAATAGCCCGTGCTCGGCCGGCGGACGCCTTTGGCGATGCGCAGGTATTCGTGAAGATCCGAATGCGACGCGCGTGTGGCGAAACTGAAGTTGCGACTGCCACCTTCGGCATTGAAGCCGAGCGCCACCGCAATCCCTTCCAGCAGCGTCGACTTTCCGGAACCGTTTTCGCCAACCAGGAAAGTCACGCGAGGGTGCAAATCGAGCGTCTCCAGCTCGCGCACGGCTGGCAACGAGAAGGGATAGCGA
This genomic interval from Cupriavidus metallidurans CH34 contains the following:
- a CDS encoding AAA family ATPase; the protein is MLSSQFVSRVTLLRDKVPGFDRYPFSLPAVRELETLDLHPRVTFLVGENGSGKSTLLEGIAVALGFNAEGGSRNFSFATRASHSDLHEYLRIAKGVRRPSTGYFLRAESFYNVATEIERLDAEPGLGAPVINSYGGHSLHEQSHGEAFLTLLTERFQGKGLYILDEPEAALSPARQLAVISRLHDLVREGSQFVIATHSPILMAYPDACIYQCSARGIEPIAYQDTEHYQITRDFLVDPERMLRVLMED